The nucleotide window AAGCCATAATGCTTACCaagtttaaaaaaacttatttgtcTTATCGTTTTTAGACTTTAACTTAATAAATATGTCATAAAGTTTAATGCTGTTTTCTTTGGTTTCCCTAAAGAGTATGTCTGGGCTGTGATATTTTCCCAGAGCTGGGTTCTTTTGGGACCTTTGGCTTCTTTATTGTGGATGGGACAACTGGCTGctttcagtttatatttatatttactgaaatataacTTAGCCACAACAAAATGACCCACGTTAAGCATACAGCCTgaagagttttgacaaatgcatataccATGCAACCATCATCTAGACATAGAACATGCATCGTTAACCCAGAAACTTCCCTGGTAATGCTTTGTAGTCAATTCCTCACCTGCCTTCTCAGCCAACCCCGGTCTACTTCCTCTCATTGGaaattagttttgccttttctaggatGTCATGCAAATGGAATCCCACAGTTATGTGGAGGgaccttctgtgtctggctaCTTTTGCTCAGCACGATACACAAGTGGGTGTTTCTGAGCCACAAACTGTATGTGCTGGAACAGTGCTGTCTTCGTTGACGCTATGGGATTGATCTGTCAACATCTCCCTGATTTTTAGATAACCAGCTTTTACGCCTGGTTCCACTTGGGCTATTTAAGCTGTGCTCCGTCTACACATTCTCTAATTGAAAAGATGCTCttttaagcattatttttatattctataattttctcCCAAAATGCAAATAGTGTTTGTTTCCTTTACTTACAAAAGttacatttattgtttaaaaagaaaatgtagataaaaaatataatgtaaaaattgTCTATAATCCAACCAATTAAAAAAACTgagaacattatatattttttctgaacttttctaccatatatttgtaatttttgttgtttgtttgcttttaagtaAGAACAGGGTCCTACTATATCTACTATTGTGTAACTTATTCTTTCACTATGAATATGGTGTGAATGTTTTTCTAACTCGGAAAATACAAATACTTTTCTATCTCAGTAAATATAAATCTACTTTACAAGTTTAAAGGATTTATAGATTACCACAATTTATATCAGTCATTCCACTGTAAAGGACATACAGGTGTTTCCAGTGTTTTGCTATGTgggagaatttctttctttctttgtttttttttttaaagagacagtctcattctgtctgGAGTGCACttgcacaatcatagctcactgcagcctcaaactcctgggctcaagtgatcttcctgcctcagcctcccaagtggctgggactacaggtgcgtgccaccataccttcctaattgttttactttttgtagagtgagtgtctcaccatgttgcccaggttgtgatcctcccacctcagcctcccaaagtgctgggattacaggtgtgagccactgcaagaccctgtctctactaaaaacagaaaaaattatccaggctacttgggaggctgagacagaaggatcgtttgagcctaggagtttgaggttgctatgaagctaggctgatgtcacggcactctagccagagcgacagagcgagactctgtctcaaaaaaaaaaaaaaaaaaaaaaatcttcggATGACCTTTATCCAGGCGTTTATTTCCTGCTTGAGACAAGTTCCTGGTGTTAATGCCTGTTTCTTTCAACACAATACTGCACTGTGCATTTATACGGGTTCTTTCACATCCAGGGTTCTTTATAAACCCTCATTTGTGAGCTTCCGACTGCTGAACCAGACTTTCACTACCTTAACTTCGAAACCCAACCTCCAGGCTCAAAGCCAGACAGCCAGAAACAATCAGGCTAAATCAAGGTGTGTTTTCGTAAGAAGCCTCAAGCCCTGCCCTCTCCTCAAGGTAAACcagccacagaagaaaaaaacatcacTCTGGAGAAACGTGTTAAGTAGCCTCTGGCTTATTCCTGTTATTTATATCAACAAGAAAGGAAGGACGGTTGGTTTCCAGTAAACCATCTGAGGCCTTAGAGTCAGACTCCAAGTTTCAATCTCGGCTCTTTCACttaacagctgtgtgactttgagaaaCTTACtgtacttctctgagcctcaggagttgttgggagaattaaagGCAATGAGGTTGGGCCAACATATGTAACCTAGAGTGATGATCCTTGTACCTAGATTGCCTAGAGCCCTTTCAGCAGGTTTCCTAGAATCCCATAATCATGTACATCTTTGTAATCATCCTAAGAGACATTCGCAGGTATGAACGCCAGGATTTCTCTCCCTGAGGCTGGGACGTTTTCTCCCTTAGTCACACGGAGCCTAAGAAAATTTCTCACTGAATCATGTGAGCTGTAAGGGCTCACCCTGACAAACCAGATTTTCTTCATTGCGGCACGGAAGGGAGCCCGGGAAGCCACATTTGAAGTGCACACATGATAATATCTAAGTATTTTTCAGACTGCAGATCCTGAATgagtatgttttgtttgtttgtttttgatgaaacagaagagaaaataacagAGCACTTAGTATGTAATAGGGTAAGTAtagtttcatttttgtctttctgtatgtgtgtgtgaagttggccttaatgtaaaatatatttcttactgtgAATCTCAGTTAATAAAGTTTAAAAGCCATTGACTGAGTGTTTGGGCATCTGGTTTGCTCCTGTCCGTGTGGCTTGAGCTGCAACCTGGCTGCTGCTCCAGGTGACTTTCCCTTTCTGCTAACTCAGGCCACCCTGCCAGAGGAGCGGCCTCCGATAGCCCCCGGCCACGTGCACCTGCAGACGCCGCGGTTCCACCCGGAACCTGAAATGTGAACACGAGGCCGCCTTCCTCTCCGGTCCCGGGGCATGTTTGAGGAGAAGCACAAGAACCTTCCTGCCTTTCTTGTTTTCAGGAAACAGGAGCCTCGTGCAGGTAAGAAACCCAAAGCGCTGAGAACCCAAAAGGGGTTCCAGCTCAGACCACCCCTTCTAGAACCACCAGCGACAGCACAGGTCAAACTGCCTCTAAAATGGCTCACCTCTCCCCGTGCACAAGTATTTGCATTTATGGCATTCCAGGAGTCCTTCCGCCTCTGACTGATAAAATTCCACTTCTTCTAGTCCAGGCCTGGGGTTCGAGGGCAGATATCTCCCTGAAGTGGGTTCACTATAACCAAAAAGCATACACGGCCATTAGGGGGCTTCCAACCCAATAGCTCGTTCAGTATCAGAACTCTCCACTCCTCACGCTGCAGCCAAACATTAAAGAACTCGCAGAACAGGAACAAAATTTGCCGCAGTATTGTATACTCCAGAGAATTCTCTGGTTTAGTGACCCCACAGGGCATCCAAATACTTGGCCCAACTCTGCTAACTAACCATGTGATGGATCCTGTAATCCCGCCCACGGGAGCACCACCTTTCACGCTGGTCGGTGCTCCTATGGGAGCTGGCTAGCCAGGTAGCTGTGGGCTGCCTTCCTTGTGAGCTTAAGTTCCCAATTCAGCATGGACCAGGCTCTTCCAAAATAGTTGGCATGCACATggctctgatgcccaggctggcattctcttcctgcccttccttTGGAAAGTGCTCAGTCAACAATAATTCTCCAGGTGTGTGGGTGCTGTAGGCAGCTTCTGGCATTTTCCTATCATTTCTTCCTCTGCCAACCCTGgcattttctgttccttctttctcACCTTTATGCAGCACATCCTGGGCTTTGTCTAAGATTCAACAGGGAGCTGCATTCTACTGGCTGGGCTCCAGAGATCTTTCAAGAACATCATGTCTCTTAGGActgaaattcttaaaatttttagcaCGCACTGGAGGCCTTGCTCATTTCTCTGCACTCACCACCTCACAGACCCAGCCATAGTGAACTGTCCCCTTGCACCCAAAAGATGACCTGCTCTCTCCCATGCCTCAGAGTCACTGCAGAAGTTAGTCCTCTGCTTGGAAcacctttcctcctcctcccccagctgtcCCCTTCTTCTCCAGAACTGAGCTTTGAGGTTATCCCCTCTAGAAAATTTTCCTGGGCCTGGTCAGAAGCCCAGCTTACAGCGGTGCTACAACTGGCCAATTTATCTGCTGGTCTCCTACACCACACTGTGAACACCCTGAAAGTGGATCTCTCTGGCCCACACCCCTGCATCCCATCCATTAAATAAATGCTTAAGTGGaggaaaaccagaaataaattgCCCTTTGGTTTCAAACCACCAATGGGCTGTGAGCAAAAGAAGCAAATGCAAGAGTATTTCCTACACTtactttggggtggggggaagtgggACACTGGTTTATAAGGAAACCTAAAAATGCAGCTCTGGACACCCATGGGTCACGCAGTTGCAGTGCAACACGGCTTTAGTCTGGGAACAATAGCTACTGCCCATGACTGTATCTTGGCGCACCCTTTGTCCTGCTAGTTGGTTTTAGATAATGTAACATAAACTCAGGATAGTGGCTTTCCCGTTGTGTGGACACAACAGGGAGAGAGACTGGGCTCAGCCACCAAGTCCCATAGCAGAGGGGAGCCTGACTCCTCCTCAGAAAAGAAGCCAGGTTTCAAAAGCCAGAAGCAGTCATCACCCCAGGACCTGTCTGTCTCCTTGTTGGAGCCAGCAGGGGCAATATCCCATCTATTCACATTTCACAGCGCCCTGAGTGTCACCTGTGCATTCAGTAGATGGAAAAAAGACCACcttcctggtgtgtgtgtgtgtgggggggtgagtACCAGGCCCCTCTTATCTCCCCTTCCACTCCCAGCTCACACAGTCTTCCAGAGCATTCGATGCTTCTCCTCCCAAGGGCATATGGGAATTCTTTGTGCTCTACGAGGCAGGGGTGGCAAAGTTTGCTCATTCGGGAGGGTGGGGTCTCAAACAATCCTGGGATTTCAATGAGGCTGCCTAGAAAGACCTCACCGACAAAGGGGAAACCAATCCGCGCCCTTCCGTGGGGCATTTTAGATGGACTTAGTTAGTTCTTTGGCTAAACGTGTAGTTTCTCCCACCTGTCTGCGTGGGAAATGCACCCACCCCCGGGGAGGGCGACACGTTCAACTATAGGTCCTGGCCACCAGGGAAGAGGACTTTGAAGTCGCGGAGGGCTGATTTTGGAACACAGGACAAGGTCTAAAGCTCCAAGGGGCAGTCCAGTGACCAGGAGGGAGGGTCAGGGAGGAGCCTTGGGTTACCCCCACCTACCTAACCTCCTTCCCACGCCCTGTGTTTCCCGGACCGAGACTTGTCTTCCTCTTCACCTGCCCCCGCCCTGCCACTGCTAACAGGGGTGGGTCTTGCTTTGTTAATCGGGTTCGGGTCACCACAGAGTTTTCCCTCCCTGCCAGGTCCCCCCCTGAGAGCGCACAAGGGGGAAATGGCATCTCTTTCTTTACACCGGTTTCCTAGGACAAGCAGCGCAGGCTGGCCTTCCACCCAGGCCCCCGGTGccgagcccccagcccagcctcaccttTCGGGTCGGTGGCGCCCGAGGTCCTCCTTCCACAGGGGCGGCGGCTCCGGGGCTGCCCCTGGCGCGGGCCAGGGCTGCGGGGCTGCGTCCCAGGTCCGGCCCCGGGGTGCGTCCCGCGTCCGGCTTTGGCGGGACTCTTCCCAAACTCTTTGTTCACCTGCACGGTGGCCCGCGTCCCTGCGTCTGTCCTGGCGCGGGTTTCGGTCCCTCTCTCTGTCCCGGTCCTCTCGCCGGTTCGCGTCCCTCCGCCCGTCCCTGTTTCTTTCCCTGTGCGGGTCCCGGGGTCTGTCCCGCCGTCGCTCAGGGTGGCGGTCTCGGTCTGCGTGGGTGCGCCGGTCCGGGTCCCGctctctcggccgggcgcgggaTTCGCTAGTCCCCGACGTATCTTCCATGGCCCGGTTTCGCCCGGGAACGACCGGAGGGCAACAACCAACCACAAGTTTCCCAGGCAGGTGGCCGAGCCCCGGGGGCGGGCGGGGCAGGACGGGCCGCTCACCTGTGCGCACGCGCGCTAGCCGGGCGGCCAGCCTGGGGAGTGCGCACCTGAGCGCACCGGCAGGGGGCGCCCCTGTGCGCAGCTGGAGGTCCGgcgggccgggggccggggggtAGGTGTGTTGGGGCGGGGATTGGGGTATCGCTGCTCTAAACCAGGGACGGGGACAACCGACCGTCGTGGCCCATCCGCCCCGAAGTATCCCCTTGGTGACACCACAAGGTGGGTGGCCTGGGGAAGCCAACTCTGGCCACCTGCTGTGGCTCGATTTATGCAGCACCTTGGGCTGGCTTTTCCAGAGCGTACCCCCATCCACTCgctcacccatccacccacacatccacccatccatccacccacctatccaccccatccatccacccacatatccacccagccacccactgGACCACATATTCACCATCCACCCACACATCCACCCATTCGTCCACCCACACGTCTACCTGTTCatctactcatccatccacccatccactgtccctctctccctccctctcccgctATCCTTACACAGCTATACTGTAGGGAGCTTGAGGCCAATTCATCTATTGCAACAGTCCagaacttaaaaaatgttttttaaagtggGGAACCACACAGAATTAGCagctttttattttgccaagtgaggatatttaaaaacttataaaattgcCATCTGTtgtttaattctttcaacaaatatgtagGAGCACATTTTAGCAGTGCTGGAGATACAGTGGGAACTCTCCCTGCACGGTGCTTCTGCTCTGGTgtgtggggaaaagggaaaacaaagaatGACCAAGGAAAGAGGACAATGTGTAAAATATAACGGGAAGGGCAGGTTTCTTTATAGAAATCTGAGAAGATGACATTAGAACTGAGTCCCGGATGATAAAGAGGCAGCCTTAGGAATGGCTGAGAACacattccagaaagagagaagccTGAGTCATACAGAAGCCATAGTGAGTGGCAGGGCAGGAGATGAGGCTGAGTGAGTGGAACAGGCAGATGGAGTAGGGTCTCCATGGTGGGGAGTCTGCAGTTTTATTCTAAGACCAATCAGGACattgaagggttttgagcaggggagtgacttgctctgatttacattttaaaaagatcattctggcatCTGAGGAGGATGGACCAGAGGGGCCAGGAATGAAGGGAAGAGACGAGTTAGGAAGCTACTGAAGGAACAGCTAAGCAGTGGTGGTGGCAGCCATGGAGTTAGTGAGAAGTGGACAGATCCAGGTTGTTGTTTTGGAGAGGAAATCATGTGAGGAATAGGGGGAAGGGAGAAGCAGCTGGGTGGGTGGTGAGATTgttactgagatggggaagactgGAGAAAACTGGGTTCAGGGGGAAACCGGAGAGTTCCAttgtgacatgttaaatttgagatggCTACGATTCATCCAAGTGTGGGTGTCTAGTTGCAGGCGGACCTGTGAATCCAGGGTgcagggagagggctgggctggagacACTCTGTGGGCATAAAGGAGCTcaccagaggcaggagggaggtaGGTTGGAGAAGACTCTGGGCAGAATCCCTGGGAGACTCTACCATTTAGAGCTCAGACCAAAGAGGACTAAGAAGAAATGATGAGTGAGGTGGAGGGAAACCGGCAGAGTGGGAGCGACCTGACACCAACCTGCATCCCACAGAAGTGCTGCTGTGGGCTCCACAGACGGTCTTCCCAGGGCGGAGAGGATGGGGCCAAATTCTAGGACCTTCCACAGGTATTATTGAGCAAAGCGCTGTTCTGATGCCTGACAATGCTGGCTGTAGAGGACGCCTGGTGAACAAGCAGGGTGGTTTGGGAGGTGGCACAGTCCTTCTCCCAGACCTTCCCTCTGCGCCTCTGGAACCCTCTTTCTGAATAAACAAACCCTCCTATCAGCTcacctttttgtttcatttctctttgttttgtatctttatcttgaaatataaattatcattttgccacatttattccttgtctctctctgtataaacttttttttttttttttttttttggttgagacagagtctcactttgttgcccaggctagagtgagtgccgtggcgtcagcttagctcacagcaacctcagactcctcggcttaagcgatcctactgcctcagcctcccgagtagctgggactacaggcatgtgccaccatgcccggctaattttttttttctatatagatttttagttgtccatataatgtctttctatttttagtagagatggggtctcactcttgctcaggctggtctcaaactcctgacctcgagcgatccacccgcctcggcctcccagagtgctaggattacaggcgtgagccaccgcgcccggcctagatataaactttttaataaatgaaacatttaagtGTAATTTCCAGACACATGACTCT belongs to Eulemur rufifrons isolate Redbay chromosome 23, OSU_ERuf_1, whole genome shotgun sequence and includes:
- the MARVELD3 gene encoding MARVEL domain-containing protein 3 isoform X2, encoding MCGWMVNMWSSGWLGGYVGGWMGWIGGWMDGWMCGWMGERVDGGTLWKSQPKVLHKSSHSRWPELASPGHPPCGVTKGILRGGWATTVGCPRPWFRAAIPQSPPQHTYPPAPGPPDLQLRTGAPPAGALRCALPRLAARLARVRTGERPVLPRPPPGLGHLPGKLVVGCCPPVVPGRNRAMEDTSGTSESRARPRERDPDRRTHADRDRHPERRRDRPRDPHRERNRDGRRDANRREDRDRERDRNPRQDRRRDAGHRAGEQRVWEESRQSRTRDAPRGRTWDAAPQPWPAPGAAPEPPPLWKEDLGRHRPESEPTSGRYLPSNPRPGLEEVEFYQSEAEGLLECHKCKYLCTGRACCQMLEVLLNLLILACSAVSYNSTGGYTGITSLGGIYYYQYGGAYSGFDGADGEKAQRLDVQFYQLKLPTVTGAMAYSGALMAFSCLLVLTGVLRVPWHCPLWLVIEGLLDVLIAGGYIPALYFYFRYLSDAYSSPVCTEREALYQSKGYSGFSCSFHGGDIGAGIFAALGIGVFALGAVLAIKGYRKVRKLKKKPAEMFAF
- the MARVELD3 gene encoding MARVEL domain-containing protein 3 isoform X1, encoding MCGWMVNMWSSGWLGGYVGGWMGWIGGWMDGWMCGWMGERVDGGTLWKSQPKVLHKSSHSRWPELASPGHPPCGVTKGILRGGWATTVGCPRPWFRAAIPQSPPQHTYPPAPGPPDLQLRTGAPPAGALRCALPRLAARLARVRTGERPVLPRPPPGLGHLPGKLVVGCCPPVVPGRNRAMEDTSGTSESRARPRERDPDRRTHADRDRHPERRRDRPRDPHRERNRDGRRDANRREDRDRERDRNPRQDRRRDAGHRAGEQRVWEESRQSRTRDAPRGRTWDAAPQPWPAPGAAPEPPPLWKEDLGRHRPESEPTSGRYLPSNPRPGLEEVEFYQSEAEGLLECHKCKYLCTGRGVVQIVEVILNAMVLMCIVASYFVLAGFSASFTSGGLGTNYYSPFEGTELEQVRQLDQQYTVLRAPLIYGGVAVSLGLGVLTMSVLLQGAKRLTKLSGKWLLTEATFSLLAAVGYCAGIGVYLHVALQINSTNTCKARERLYASRGLTWMNCQLSGTDGAAATFACLLVILYCVSVVLALRGYREQKHYKGSRGQPRSGSDAPEYLWSGTL